One genomic region from Fusobacterium sp. DD2 encodes:
- a CDS encoding major capsid protein, with protein MANIDLYSPKVVRKIRDEAKPKRDFLTSLFFGKKETVPTEEILLEISKSGEHIAPLVTPLESGRPVIDKTISTNLVVAPNVGVEYVLTPKDYFLRDPGETLLNSNYSPAKAVGKRIGEILQQQETYIANREELMVSQFLTTGKVQAIADDVGYEVDYGMTNKSTLQHGKKWGETGINPLASLDEVLEKAEETGIMVDTVVMGSLAAQKLMESKEFKKEMLSKDLQSEFVKTVLRQYPGVVWLGTYKTYGVELFRYSRKLIGNDKKAIDLMPKNMIVGGPTKGKILYSPIVNMGKGDIHLTSRYSNVTSPTEKTKKITTEARPVLQPCDMDAYFSVVVCDAE; from the coding sequence ATGGCAAATATTGATTTATATTCACCAAAAGTTGTAAGAAAAATAAGAGACGAAGCAAAACCCAAGAGAGACTTTTTAACTTCACTATTCTTTGGAAAAAAAGAAACAGTTCCAACAGAAGAGATTCTTTTAGAAATCTCAAAATCAGGAGAACACATAGCTCCATTAGTAACACCTTTGGAATCAGGAAGACCGGTAATTGATAAAACTATTTCAACTAACTTGGTAGTAGCTCCTAATGTTGGAGTGGAGTATGTACTTACACCAAAAGATTATTTTTTAAGAGATCCTGGAGAAACATTGCTAAACTCAAATTATTCACCAGCAAAAGCAGTAGGGAAAAGAATAGGCGAAATACTCCAACAACAAGAAACTTATATCGCGAATAGAGAAGAACTGATGGTATCACAGTTTTTAACAACTGGAAAGGTACAAGCAATAGCAGATGATGTTGGTTATGAAGTTGATTATGGAATGACAAATAAGTCGACTTTACAACATGGTAAAAAATGGGGAGAAACAGGAATTAATCCTTTAGCATCTTTAGATGAAGTTTTAGAAAAAGCTGAAGAGACAGGAATTATGGTCGATACTGTCGTAATGGGTAGTTTAGCAGCTCAAAAATTAATGGAATCTAAAGAGTTTAAAAAAGAGATGTTATCTAAAGATTTACAATCAGAATTTGTAAAAACAGTTTTAAGACAATATCCAGGGGTTGTATGGCTTGGAACATATAAGACATATGGCGTTGAACTTTTCAGATATTCGAGAAAATTAATAGGTAATGATAAAAAAGCAATTGATTTAATGCCGAAAAATATGATAGTTGGTGGACCAACTAAAGGTAAAATCTTATATTCACCAATTGTTAATATGGGAAAAGGAGATATCCATTTGACTTCTAGATATAGCAATGTAACTAGCCCTACTGAAAAAACTAAAAAAATTACAACAGAAGCAAGACCGGTATTACAACCATGTGATATGGATGCATACTTCTCTGTTGTAGTATGTGATGCTGAATAA
- a CDS encoding phage tail protein: protein MDENFLEIRDLERAKKILEDIPNGVEKASIRAINRSLTTLKKNLKKEVTRNYGIKSNDVEKSLSTKKPTYTAISGLIRSKAPTISMYKFFKSQNKKGVTVLIKKSEGKHRVKGKDTLHGIPFVAKMANGHYGIFQRNNRVRKVEIKDKSYKTQGLTQLNTLSIPQMLGSNSVMEYVKNNGAQEMVEQNFEREVDKILKGYYKK, encoded by the coding sequence ATGGATGAGAATTTTTTAGAGATTAGAGATTTAGAAAGAGCAAAAAAAATACTTGAAGATATTCCAAATGGAGTAGAAAAAGCATCCATCAGGGCAATAAATAGATCTTTAACTACTCTAAAAAAGAACTTGAAAAAAGAAGTAACTAGAAATTATGGAATAAAATCAAATGATGTTGAAAAGTCTTTGAGCACTAAAAAACCTACATATACAGCAATAAGTGGACTTATAAGGTCAAAAGCTCCAACTATTTCAATGTATAAATTCTTTAAATCACAAAATAAAAAAGGAGTTACAGTTCTCATCAAAAAGAGTGAAGGGAAACATAGAGTGAAAGGAAAAGACACCTTACATGGAATTCCTTTTGTTGCAAAAATGGCAAATGGACATTATGGAATTTTTCAAAGAAATAACAGAGTTAGGAAAGTAGAGATAAAAGACAAGAGCTATAAAACTCAAGGTTTGACACAGTTAAATACTTTGTCTATTCCTCAAATGCTTGGGAGCAATAGTGTTATGGAATATGTTAAAAATAATGGTGCTCAGGAAATGGTAGAACAAAATTTTGAAAGAGAAGTAGATAAGATTTTGAAAGGATACTATAAAAAATGA